A genome region from Triticum aestivum cultivar Chinese Spring chromosome 2B, IWGSC CS RefSeq v2.1, whole genome shotgun sequence includes the following:
- the LOC123040919 gene encoding uncharacterized protein: MSKKKNKPGKSIKLLKDAEQTVTSDYITGDSLDELLSKLIRSVETAKASRGGLPEKIWMKQQFSVGVNDVTRVLERMPAAAASRSGCSTEAPTSTARRRAPLVPLQAVIIAADCNPKWLTKHIPTLASTRQVPVLCLKDNKGSSLRLGQVANVRTALAIGIKARDSIINKAVDEVLKDYYKPVADEQ; encoded by the exons ATGAGCAAGAAGAAGAACAAACCTGGAAAGTCAATCAAGTTGCTGAAAGATGCTGAACAAAC AGTAACTTCAGATTATATAACAGGAGATTCCCTTGATGAACTATTGTCTAAACTTATCAG GAGCGTGGAGACTGCCAAGGCTTCAAGGGGAGGTTTGCCAGAAAAGATATGGATGAAG CAACAATTTTCTGTTGGAGTCAACGACGTGACAAGGGTTCTCGAGCGAATGCCCGCGGCTGCTGCTTCTCGTTCTGGCTGTTCCACTGAAGCACCGACCAGCACAGCAAGGCGGAGAGCTCCTTTGGTGCCACTTCAG GCTGTCATTATAGCCGCTGATTGCAATCCCAAATGGCTAACAAAGCACATACCAACCCTGGCAAGCACAAGGCAAGTTCCCGTATTGTGCCTCAAGGACAACAAAGGAAGCTCCCTGAGGTTAGGTCAAGTGGCGAATGTCCGAACAGCGCTGGCCATCGGGATAAAG GCCAGGGACAGCATAATCAATAAGGCTGTGGACGAAGTGCTGAAGGATTATTATAAGCCAGTGGCCGATGAACAGTAA
- the LOC123040921 gene encoding uncharacterized protein, producing MGDVGDDPLSIQLAVNNGCKALSLSAADSQQSTRKDDPQAPSWTRRIRIGRAPIERTPCAGRVCALEKTLRGYAEKKTDIVMVPAVGYNFDSLGEAYDFYNLYSWEIGFVIRYGKSRLNIERTKCMQEIVCGCSGKPKKGNARTCRCECPATNTVPHYMPWP from the exons ATGGGAGATGTTGGCGATGACCCACTGTCAATCCAATTGGCCGTCAATAACGGCTGCAAAGCACTGAGCTTGTCGGCGGCCGATTCGCAGCAATCAACAAGAAAAGATGACCCGCAAGCCCCCAGTTGGACTAGAAG GATTCGTATTGGGCGAGCCCCTATTGAGCGCACACCATGTGCTGGAAGAGTATGTGCCCTTGAAAAAACCTTAAGAGGATACGCGGAGAAGAAAACAGATATCGTCATGGTACCAGCTGTTGGATACAATTTTGATTCATTGGGAGAAGCATATGACTTCTATAATCTATATTCGTGGGAGATTGGCTTTGTGATAAGATATGGAAAAAGTAGGCTGAACATCGAGAGAACCAAATGTATGCAAGAAATAGTCTGTGGGTGCTCG GGCAAACCAAAAAAAGGAAACGCACGGACATGCCGCTGCGAGTGCCCTGCAACGAACACGGTTCCGCACTATATGCCGTGGCCCTGA